Proteins from a single region of Gasterosteus aculeatus chromosome 20, fGasAcu3.hap1.1, whole genome shotgun sequence:
- the fcgbp gene encoding IgGFc-binding protein has product MSSVLLFCALGALLCPSYAGWTGREFILSFMQNYAPNYGTPRFELHITAVQPNANVIVQVPPLNFRQEKILKAGERVTISLPNGVEMYGSQKSPNTVRIEASADVTVTSFNFKLYTADTSVVYPVTELGTEYFIFTPAGSPYGSFKEFSVTNGKDSNKVQIFPSGFIRFEGRVYEKGSQMVIDLKPYESVQLQSPYELTGTRVSSQHPVAVVTGHTCTWQFSKCNHVYEQLLPVSRWGSNFIVPPLTFQSKFDSVFLQASQPTRATIQRGNREEVVTLTGGQILELKSQTSEILSIEADHGIQVLMLFNGVTRSWLHFYDPFLMTILPMERFCSSYSLEALDGFENKALIVAQTRATAELRIDGTNLPRSVQWQKVTGTDFSWTEMSYNENPGHNRLTVSNPGSPFALYSIGVTQMNGYGSIGQCIQPGSGSLSCSSITCSPKEVCEVKGGYPSCVPKPVERKPGTCWAMGDPHYRTFDGRYFNFMGTCTYVIAKNCGKEDHLPDFEVLARNENRGSLRVSYVSEVTVKVYGVTITVVRSEAGRVRIDNSLWSLPVTLNNNKLNLFQSGRSLVIETDFGLTVRYDWDHYLVVTLCGSYAGQTCGLCGNFNDNPNDDFTTPSGAQAEGAVAFGSSWKVPGLVENALCRDDCVGGCERCEDGQMKMWEGSLFCGIISVTKGPFQKCNAFIDPQAYLQNCKYDVCMGGGLRHFLCRALEAYTEACQLAGIQVEDWRKIARCPATCPSNSHYEHCGNACPATCSDPNAPSKCKRPCVQTCTCNAGFILSGGQCVPAAKCGCAYEGRNIPAGESFWADQSCSRRCTCVAGSKRVECQDKGCGAGQQCKVVEGVRKCQAVSQSTCQATGDPHYVTFDKKKFDFQGTCVYQLVALCSKNPELVPFEVLVQNDYRGSKVVSYTKLVEIKVYSLSIVVTKTHKGLIMVNDELVNLPIQLAGGQVSVYKSGWSAVVTTEFGLKVSFNWDSAVYVTLPSNYMGAVCGLCGNYNGKLQDDLIPKNGNTPVSPVEFGKSWQVAEIPGCVEGCKGVCPDCDITEKVKYEKGDFCGLLKDPKGPFRGCHAEVDPASYFEDCVYDVCLYKGRRDVLCQAITAYTSACQAVGAKVYSWRTSQFCAVKCSVHSHYEVCATSCPASCQSLSPPKGCQALCEEACSCDEGYILSGDNCVPFSQCGCVYNDRYYSIGQVFYPNGECQEECKCTQDGQVECKKFSCGPNEKCKVENGIQKCHPIGKGVCHASGDPHYRSFDGRTFDFQGTCTYTLSESCGLEGTHLVAFSVQVENVQWKYNKAVSVTKLVAVVVYGYTLIMRNNMFGVLVDGVFNNLPVNLKDGAVLVYQEGQHYAIATDFGLTVTYDLVYQVTVTVPGNYRGKVCGLCGNFNGEKKDDFQMPNRQLSDNVNVFGKSWKVTIPNVVCENGCEGNNCPTCDAARKAVFSKSTYCGVATAPDGPFAACHSKLDPQPYFADCVFDVCASAGDGKVLCNSIAAYAFNCHMAGVDVKNWRTASFCPMKCPTNSHYEVCADACSASCPGLTEIVQCSTSCIEGCECDEGFFFDGHVCVQSTECGCYDNGRTYKSGETTYEEDCNTKCTCNSETGLVCEKYSCPTSTQCMVKNGVRACYNTDPCKDAKCRVKEKCRVEKGEALCVPEYTGKCWAWGDPHYHTFDGYNFNFQGTCKYVISKTCGDLDGLVPFSVTERNDNRGSTAVSFVRQVEVSVYGYTITISKNQVGRVTVDGELVNLPVRLDEGESEVSVFQRGHTAVVDTNFGLVVSYDWNHEVVIKLPSSYYGSVCGLCGNFNGNNRDELQNPAGKAVSSVTEWGKSWQTANQDGDHSCRDTCGENCPTCEADQKKLYETEAFCGGLVAKTNNVFEKCHGKLDPQAFMDNCVYDTCLNKGDKKMLCQALASYSQECREEGIVITDWRKKFGCPMSCQRHSHYEDCASPCPPSCPFPEQKNTCNGACLESCVCDNGYVLSAGACVPAKTCGCSYQGRYYKPGQRFWADEACGRLCECDTTLGIVTCREASCSAKETCAVVDGERACRPISHATCTASGDPHYRSFDGRRYDFQGTCVYQLVGLCSQQPGLEPFKVTVQNENRGSKAVSYTRTVTFSIYGFVLTISREYPNKVLVDGQAASLPLDYNNELVVFLSGRTAVVETVAGITVTFDWHSTATVTLPSNYQGAVCGLCGNYNGKAQDDLTMRNGHPATNGAELGESWRESLVPGCSSVCQGAWCQACSDTQRKEYQAEKFCGIIADKSGPFRVCHSRVDPAPYLEDCVYDACHYHGHRGSVCDAVGVYVSACQSQGITITSWRTDTFCPMACPANSRYILCAAGCPATCASLTTMGTCRRPCTEACECDEGYLLSGDACVPVRDCGCSYNGLYFRKGDVFYPEKECVEQCVCGENGAVSCQKYKCLAGETCKLVNGVKGCHPEGQSKCVASGDPHYISFDGKRFDFQGTCVYELATVCNDNNGQLTTFNVTQGNEKYGNGKVAVTKSIAVAVYGYVIYIQQKVPWKVIVNDELLNLPLSLDNGLLRVTQEGKNIVVRTDFGLTVLYDTVYYVEVIVPSTYQGKMCGLCGNYNKKDSDDFMLPGGRTTENVDEFGKAWAVDLPGNVCGGCGGQCPVCEPAKANLYRTADSCGIIIAPNGPFKVCHSKIDPAAYLSNCVFDVCALDGDKDTLCNSVQSYALACQSEGVKIQPWRSSSFCPASCPAHSHYEVCADTCGGNCASFISPFTCPESCFEGCECDDGFVFNGIQCVPLDNCGCVHNGHYLMVGQAVVDHGCESKCMCQASGVVKCEKLSCASGEVCGVRDGVRGCHIKPGHCGVGRDGHLTSFDGVSGAVGAQGAFEVATLCDETAELWFRVVVDVRVCSKGASPTVATVYVFFKETAITVNSEHVTWVNGRKMSLPSKVTKEISVQLSEKTVIIERGSALRVTYSLSKEVTVVVDSSLFSKMCGACGNYNNICKDDMKTADGKIATNVTVVIGSWAAGDFSRCGL; this is encoded by the exons ATGAGCTCCGTCTTGCTGTTTTGTGCTTTGGGGGCTTTACTTT GTCCATCTTACGCTGGATGGACAGGCAGGGAGTTCATCCTGTCATTCATGCAAAATTATGCTCCAAACTACGGCACACCTCGCTTTGAGCTACACATCACCGCTGTTCAGCCCAATGCAAATGTGATTGTGCAAGTGCCCCCTTTAAACTTCAGGCAAGAGAAAATTCTTAAGGCCGGAGAAAGAGTTACCATCAGTCTCCCAAATGGTGTTGAGATGTACGGCAGCCAGAAGTCTCCCAACACGGTGCGCATCGAAGCCTCGGCAGATGTGACTGTAACCTCCTTCAACTTCAAGCTGTACACAGCCGACACCTCTGTGGTGTATCCGGTCACTGAATTGGGCACAGAATATTTCATCTTCACGCCTGCTGGGAGCCCTTATGGCTCCTTTAAAGAGTTCTCTGTGACAAATGGAAAAGACAGCAACAAAGTTCAGATTTTCCCAAGTGGTTTTATCAGGTTCGAGGGTCGTGTGTATGAGAAAGGCAGCCAAATGGTGATAGATCTCAAGCCATATGAGAGTGTGCAGCTCCAGAGCCCGTATGAGCTCACTGGTACCAGAGTGTCCTCCCAGCACCCTGTTGCTGTTGTCACTGGTCACACATGTACATGGCAATTCTCCAAATGTAACCACGTATATGAGCAACTACTGCCAGTAAGCAGGTGGGGATCCAACTTCATCGTGCCTCCCCTGACCTTCCAGAGCAAATTTGACAGCGTCTTCCTCCAGGCCTCCCAACCCACGCGGGCCACCATCCAACGCGGCAACCGTGAAGAGGTTGTGACTTTGACAGGGGGGCAAATATTGGAGCTCAAATCCCAAACATCTGAAATACTGTCCATTGAGGCTGATCATGGCATCCAGGTTCTCATGCTCTTCAACGGTGTCACACGGAGCTGGCTCCACTTCTACGACCCTTTCTTGATGACCATCCTGCCCATGGAGCGCTTCTGCTCCTCTTACTCACTGGAGGCTCTGGACGGCTTTGAAAACAAGGCGCTGATTGTGGCACAGACCCGTGCTACGGCAGAGCTGCGCATTGATGGTACAAACCTGCCCCGTAGTGTCCAGTGGCAAAAGGTGACCGGGACGGATTTCTCATGGACAGAGATGTCCTACAATGAAAACCctggccacaacagactcaCGGTGTCCAACCCTGGTTCCCCCTTTGCTCTCTACAGTATAGGTGTCACCCAGATGAATGGCTACGGTTCCATAGGACAATGTATACAGCCAG GGAGTGGATCTTTGTCCTGCAGTAGTATCACCTGCAGTCCCAAAGAGGTGTGTGAAGTGAAGGGTGGGTATCCCTCCTGTGTCCCCAAGCCAGTGGAAAGGAAGCCGGGTACCTGCTGGGCCATGGGAGATCCACACTACCGCACCTTTGACGGGCGATACTTTAACTTCATGGGTACCTGCACATACGTTATTGCTAAAAACTGTGGCAAGGAAGATCATCTTCCAGACTTTGAGGTCCTTGCTCGAAATGAGAACAGAGGCAGCCTCAGGGTGTCCTATGTTTCCGAGGTAACAGTGAAGGTGTATGGCGTCACTATCACAGTAGTTCGGTCTGAAGCGGGTCGTGTAAGG atCGACAACAGTCTTTGGAGTTTGCCTGTGaccttaaacaacaacaaattgaaTTTGTTTCAGAGCGGTCGCTCTTTGGTCATTGAGACTGATTTCGGCCTGACTGTCCGTTATGACTGGGATCACTATCTTGTAGTCACTTTGTGCGGTAGTTACGCTGGTCAGACTTGTGGTCTCTGTGGCAACTTCAATGACAACCCCAATGATGATTTCACCACGCCCTCCGGCGCTCAAGCAGAGGGGGCTGTGGCCTTTGGGAGCAGCTGGAAGGTGCCAGGACTGGTGGAAAATGCGCTTTGCAGAGATGattgtgtgggtgggtgtgagcGCTGTGAAGACGGCCAGATGAAGATGTGGGAGGGTTCCTTGTTTTGTGGGATAATCAGTGTAACAAAAGGCCCATTCCAAAAATGCAACGCCTTTATTGACCCACAAGCATACCTGCAGAACTGTAAATATGATGTATGCATGGGAGGCGGCCTCAGACATTTCCTCTGCAGGGCGCTGGAAGCTTATACTGAAGCATGCCAGTTAGCCGGGATCCAGGTTGAAGATTGGAGGAAGATCGCAAGATGCC CTGCTACATGTCCATCCAACAGCCACTATGAGCACTGTGGCAATGCCTGTCCTGCCACCTGTTCCGACCCTAATGCTCCCTCTAAATGCAAACGCCCCTGTGTGCAGACCTGCACCTGTAACGCAGGTTTCATTTTGAGTGGAGGACAGTGTGTGCCTGCTGCGAAATGTGGCTGTGCCTACGAGGGTCGAAACATTCCTGCTGGGGAGTCATTCTGGGCCGACCAGAGCTGCAGTCGAAGGTGTACATGTGTTGCTGGAAGCAAACGCGTGGAGTGCCAGGATAAAGGCTGCGGGGCGGGCCAGCAGTGCAAGGTGGTTGAGGGTGTTAGAAAGTGCCAAGCGGTTTCCCAAAGCACCTGTCAGGCCACAGGCGACCCCCATTACGTGACCTTTGACAAGAAGAAATTTGACTTCCAAGGCACATGCGTGTACCAACTGGTTGCACTGTGCTCAAAGAACCCAGAGTTGGTACCCTTTGAAGTGCTGGTGCAGAATGATTATCGAGGCAGTAAGGTGGTCTCCTACACCAAGTTAGTGGAGATCAAGGTTTACTCCCTCAGCATTGTAGTTACGAAGACGCACAAGGGCCTTATTATG GTGAATGATGAGCTGGTCAACCTGCCCATCCAACTGGCTGGAGGACAGGTTTCTGTGTACAAGAGTGGCTGGTCCGCTGTGGTCACCACAGAATTCGGCCTCAAAGTATCATTCAACTGGGACAGCGCTGTGTACGTAACACTGCCAAGTAACTACATGGGAGCCGTTTGTGGCCTCTGTGGAAACTACAACGGCAAACTCCAGGATGACCTGATTCCAAAGAATGGTAATACACCCGTCTCACCAGTAGAATTTGGTAAGAGCTGGCAAGTGGCGGAGATCCCAGGGTGCGTTGAAGGCTGTAAAGGGGTGTGTCCTGATTGTGACATTACCGAGAAGGTTAAATATGAAAAAGGAGATTTCTGCGGGCTACTGAAAGACCCCAAAGGGCCGTTCCGTGGCTGCCATGCCGAGGTGGACCCAGCTAGCTACTTTGAAGACTGTGTTTATGATGTATGCTTGTATAAGGGCAGAAGGGATGTCCTCTGTCAGGCTATTACAGCTTATACATCTGCCTGCCAAGCTGTGGGGGCCAAGGTCTACAGCTGGAGGACCAGTCAGTTCTGTG CGGTGAAATGTTCGGTCCACAGCCACTACGAAGTTTGTGCGACCAGCTGTCCTGCCTCTTGCCAGAGTCTGTCCCCTCCTAAAGGTTGCCAAGCTCTGTGTGAAGAGGCCTGTTCCTGTGATGAGGGGTACATCCTCAGTGGAGACAACTGTGTTCCCTTCTCACAGTGCGGCTGTGTCTACAATGATCGCTACTACAGCATTGGCCAAGTGTTTTATCCCAATGGGGAGTGTCAGGAAGAGTGCAAGTGCACACAAGATGGGCAG GTTGAGTGCAAGAAGTTCTCATGTGGCCCTAATGAGAAGTGTAAAGTGGAGAACGGCATCCAAAAGTGTCATCCTATTGGGAAGGGTGTGTGCCATGCTTCCGGTGACCCCCATTATCGCTCTTTTGATGGGCGAACATTTGATTTCCAGGGCACCTGCACCTACACACTGTCTGAAAGCTGCGGGCTGGAAGGCACCCACCTGGTGGCCTTTTCTGTTCAAGTGGAGAACGTGCAGTGGAAGTACAACAAAGCAGTGTCCGTCACCAAGCTGGTTGCTGTGGTGGTCTACGGCTACACTCTTATCATGAGGAACAACATGTTTGGAGTCCTG GTGGATGGAGTGTTTAACAACCTACCGGTTAATCTTAAAGATGGAGCAGTGCTGGTGTATCAAGAAGGCCAGCATTATGCAATTGCAACAGATTTCGGCCTGACTGTCACTTATGACCTGGTCTATCAGGTGACCGTCACAGTACCCGGTAACTACCGTGGTAAGGTCTGTGGGCTGTGTGGCAACTTCAACGGTGAAAAGAAAGATGACTTCCAAATGCCCAACCGTCAGCTCTCTGACAATGTGAATGTGTTTGGAAAGTCATGGAAGGTCACCATCCCTAATGTGGTGTGTGAGAACGGCTGTGAAGGGAATAACTGTCCGACATGTGATGCTGCTCGCAAGGCCGTGTTTTCAAAGTCTACTTACTGCGGCGTTGCTACGGCACCCGATGGTCCTTTCGCAGCCTGCCATAGTAAACTAGACCCGCAGCCATACTTTGCTGACTGTGTGTTCGATGTGTGTGCCTCTGCCGGCGATGGGAAGGTACTGTGTAACAGCATAGCAGCCTATGCCTTCAACTGTCACATGGCAGGAGTGGACGTCAAAAACTGGAGGACCGCTTCATTCTGTC CCATGAAATGCCCGACCAACAGTCACTATGAAGTATGTGCGGACGCCTGCTCTGCATCCTGCCCAGGCCTCACAGAGATTGTACAGTGCTCCACCAGCTGTATAGAGGGCTGTGAATGCGATGAAGGCTTCTTTTTTGAtggacatgtgtgtgttcagagcaCTGAGTGTGGCTGCTATGACAATGGGAGAACATACAAG TCTGGTGAAACGACATATGAGGAAGACTGTAACACAAAGTGCACCTGCAATTCAGAGACAGGCCTCGTATGTGAGAAATATTCCTGCCCTACGAGCACACAATGCATGGTCAAGAACGGTGTCCGGGCATGCTACAACACAG ATCCCTGCAAAGACGCCAAGTGTCGGGTCAAAGAGAAGTGTCGTGTTGAGAAGGGTGAAGCTCTCTGCGTCCCTGAGTACACAGGCAAATGCTGGGCCTGGGGTGACCCCCACTACCACACATTTGATGGTTACAACTTTAACTTCCAGGGCACCTGCAAGTATGTCATCTCCAAGACCTGCGGGGATCTGGACGGTCTAGTACCCTTCTCGGTCACTGAGAGGAACGATAACCGGGGAAGCACGGCGGTTTCCTTTGTCAGGCAGGTAGAGGTGTCTGTGTACGGGTACACAATCACCATCAGCAAGAACCAAGTCGGTCGAGTAACG GTGGACGGGGAGCTGGTGAATCTCCCCGTGCGACTGGATGAAGGTGAAAGTGAGGTGTCGGTGTTTCAGCGTGGTCACACTGCAGTGGTGGACACAAACTTTGGCCTGGTGGTCTCCTACGACTGGAACCATGAGGTGGTCATCAAGCTGCCCAGCAGCTACTACGGCAGTGTCTGCGGTCTGTGCGGCAACTTTAACGGTAACAACCGCGATGAACTGCAGAATCCAGCCGGCAAAGCGGTCTCTTCAGTAACAGAATGGGGCAAGAGCTGGCAAACGGCCAACCAGGACGGAGACCATTCTTGCCGGGACACATGTGGGGAAAACTGTCCTACCTGTGAAGCGGACCAGAAAAAGCTTTATGAGACTGAGGCTTTCTGTGGCGGCCTGGTAGCCAAGACCAATAATGTGTTCGAGAAATGTCACGGAAAATTGGACCCCCAAGCCTTCATGGACAACTGTGTGTATGATACGTGCCTGAATAAGGGAGACAAAAAGATGCTGTGTCAAGCATTGGCATCTTATAGTCAGGAGTGTCGTGAGGAAGGAATAGTGATCACGGACTGGAGGAAGAAGTTTGGCTGCC CAATGAGTTGTCAGCGTCACAGCCACTATGAAGACTGTGCCAGCCCATGCCCGCCATCTTGCCCATTCCCTGAGCAGAAGAACACCTGTAACGGTGCCTGCCtggagtcctgtgtgtgtgacaatggGTACGTCCTCAGCGCTGGTGCCTGTGTGCCGGCTAAAACATGTGGTTGCTCCTATCAGGGGCGTTACTACAAGCCCGGTCAACGCTTTTGGGCTGACGAGGCTTGCGGTCGCCTATGTGAGTGTGACACCACCCTGGGCATTGTGACATGCCGCGAGGCTTCCTGCTCTGCCAAGGAGACGTGCGCCGTAGTGGATGGAGAGCGAGCCTGCCGGCCCATCAGTCACGCCACATGCACAGCCTCCGGTGACCCACACTACCGGAGTTTTGATGGCCGGAGGTATGACTTCCAGGGCACGTGTGTATATCAGCTGGTGGGTCTGTGCTCGCAGCAACCAGGGCTGGAGCCGTTCAAGGTGACCGTGCAGAATGAAAACCGGGGAAGCAAGGCCGTGTCCTACACAAGGACCGTCACGTTTTCCATCTATGGCTTTGTCCTCACCATCAGTAGAGAATACCCCAACAAGGTCCTG GTCGATGGGCAGGCTGCTTCTCTACCACTGGATTACAATAATGAGCTGGTTGTGTTTCTCAGCGGCCGGACAGCCGTGGTGGAGACAGTTGCTGGTATCACCGTGACCTTTGACTGGCATAGCACAGCGACCGTTACGCTGCCCAGCAACTACCAGGGTGCAGTCTGCGGCCTGTGCGGCAACTACAATGGAAAAGCTCAGGATGATCTGACCATGCGGAACGGCCACCCTGCAACAAATGGAGCCGAGCTGGGGGAAAGCTGGCGGGAGTCCCTCGTCCCGGGCTGCTCATCCGTCTGCCAGGGGGCGTGGTGCCAGGCCTGTTCAGACACCCAGAGAAAAGAGTACCAAGCGGAGAAGTTCTGTGGTATCATCGCTGACAAGTCAGGGCCTTTCAGAGTTTGTCACAGTCGTGTGGATCCGGCTCCCTACCTGGAGGACTGTGTGTATGATGCCTGTCACTATCACGGTCACCGTGGATCAGTCTGTGATGCCGTGGGAGTCTACGTCTCTGCTTGTCAGAGCCAGGGAATCACCATCACCTCCTGGAGAACAGACACCTTCTGTC CAATGGCGTGCCCAGCTAACAGTCGTTACATATTGTGTGCCGCGGGCTGCCCGGCCACCTGCGCCAGCCTCACCACCATGGGCACTTGCCGCCGGCCCTGCACCGAGGCCTGCGAGTGTGACGAAGGCTACCTGCTGAGTGGGGATGCCTGTGTGCCTGTGCGAGATTGTGGCTGCTCCTACAACGGCCTCTACTTCAGGAAAGGAGACGTCTTCTATCCGGAAAAAGAGTGTGTGGAGCAATGCGTCTGTGGAGAAAACGGTGCGGTGTCTTGCCAAAAGTACAAGTGCCTTGCAGGGGAAACCTGTAAGCTTGTAAACGGAGTGAAAGGTTGCCACCCCGAGGGGCAAAGCAAATGTGTGGCTTCTGGTGACCCTCATTACATTTCCTTTGATGGAAAGAGGTTCGATTTCCAGGGTACATGTGTCTATGAATTGGCCACGGTTTGCAATGATAATAATGGCCAGCTGACAACATTCAACGTGACTCAGGGGAATGAGAAGTATGGAAATGGAAAAGTGGCGGTTACCAAGTCAATCGCAGTGGCTGTCTATGGTTATGTTATTTATATCCAGCAAAAAGTTCCGTGGAAAGTCATC GTGAACGATGAACTTCTAaaccttcccctctctctcgaCAACGGGCTCCTCAGAGTCACCCAGGAAGGGAAGAACATTGTCGTCCGCACCGACTTTGGACTGACGGTCCTGTACGACACTGTCTATTACGTTGAGGTGATCGTTCCTTCCACGTACCAGGGAAAAATGTGCGGCCTTTGCGGCAACTACAACAAGAAGGACAGCGATGATTTTATGCTTCCCGGTGGCAGAACAACTGAAAACGTCGATGAGTTTGGGAAAGCATGGGCGGTGGACCTGCCTGGTAATGtgtgtggaggctgtggaggcCAGTGTCCCGTATGTGAGCCGGCCAAGGCCAACTTGTACAGAACAGCAGACTCCTGTGGCATCATTATTGCACCCAATGGGCCCTTCAAAGTCTGCCACAGTAAAATTGACCCAGCGGCATACTTGTCTAATTGCGTGTTTGATGTTTGTGCCCTGGATGGCGACAAAGACACTCTGTGTAACAGTGTCCAGTCCTACGCTTTGGCCTGCCAGAGCGAAGGAGTCAAAATCCAGCCATGGAGGAGCAGCTCTTTCTGCC CTGCTTCCTGCCCGGCCCACAGTCACTATGAGGTGTGTGCCGACACCTGTGGAGGGAACTGTGCCAGCTTTATTTCCCCATTCACTTGTCCTGAAAGCTGCTTTGAAGGGTGCGAATGTGACGACGGCTTTGTTTTCAATGGCATCCAATGTGTTCCGCTGGATAACTGTGGATGTGTGCACAATGGCCACTATCTCATg GTGGGCCAAGCAGTCGTGGACCACGGCTGTGAGTCAAAGTGTATGTGCCAGGCCTCTGGGGTAGTGAAGTGCGAGAAGCTGTCATGTGCCAGCGGGGAGGTTTGTGGTGTAAGAGACGGCGTCCGAGGTTGCCACATCAAGCCAGGCCACTGCGGCGTCGGCCGAGACGGCCACCTCACCTCGTTTGACGGCGTATCTGGGGCCGTAGGAGCTCAGGGGGCGTTTGAGGTTGCGACTCTGTGTGACGAGACCGCGGAGCTGTGGTTCCGCGTGGTTGTGGATGTCAGGGTCTGTAGCAAAGGGGCGTCACCCACCGTCGCCACCGTGTACGTGTTCTTCAAGGAAACGGCCATCACAGTGAACAGCGAGCACGTGACTTGG GTAAATGGCAGGAAAATGTCCCTTCCGAGCAAAGTGACCAAGGAGATATCTGTCCAACTCTCAGAGAAGACTGTGATCATCGAGAGGGGATCTGCTTTGCGGGTCACCTACTCGCTTTCGAAGGAGGTGACTGTCGTTGTTGACAGCAGCCTGTTCAGTAAAATGTGCGGCGCCTGTGGCAACTACAACAACATCTGCAAAGATGACATGAAGACGGCAGATGGGAAAATTGCCACTAATGTCACGGTGGTTATTGGCTCTTGGGCCGCTGGGGATTTTTCTAGATG cgGCCTGTAG